Proteins co-encoded in one Acidobacteriota bacterium genomic window:
- a CDS encoding DUF4388 domain-containing protein, producing the protein MSETATIFEGDLSGIDFPDVLTFISMTRKSGDLHVERDAEHRTLFWKDGEVVFANSNSSDHSLGEFLLRNGKITQEQYEKSCEMMEPGVKHGRVLVQLGYLSPKDLWWGVKAQVLEIIFSLFTWDRGRFRFLQSEQELQEKITLQINTSMLIMEGIRRLDESGRIDERITSDKMVFDKVQGAEINLEDLDLGEKEQKLWDQIDGEKSVRDLVRIASKMTEFEVRQLLYQMLTAHLIDEVEQKQFQPVFLDVEDSPDLLRVISVYNDMFEHLYSALLDAVGDARARTVFAAALSETERDAVWEGVRFGESGRFDENMLVANISELPGSERKVVLDEGLNNLLSMQLFEVSQHLPAERKNEIFEFISNRRNEIEAIRVG; encoded by the coding sequence ATGAGCGAGACGGCTACGATCTTCGAAGGCGATCTTTCGGGTATCGATTTTCCGGACGTCCTCACTTTCATCTCGATGACCAGGAAGTCGGGGGACCTGCACGTGGAGCGCGATGCAGAGCACCGCACCCTCTTCTGGAAGGACGGCGAGGTCGTCTTCGCCAACTCCAACAGCTCGGACCATTCGCTCGGAGAGTTTCTGCTCAGGAACGGAAAAATCACCCAGGAGCAGTACGAGAAGTCCTGCGAGATGATGGAACCGGGCGTCAAACACGGGAGAGTGCTCGTCCAGCTCGGCTACCTCTCTCCCAAGGATCTCTGGTGGGGGGTCAAGGCGCAGGTGCTCGAGATCATCTTCTCGCTCTTCACGTGGGACAGAGGGCGTTTTCGCTTTCTCCAGAGCGAGCAGGAGCTTCAGGAGAAGATCACGCTCCAGATCAACACCTCGATGCTCATCATGGAAGGGATCCGGCGACTGGACGAATCGGGACGAATCGACGAGCGCATCACCAGCGACAAAATGGTTTTCGACAAGGTTCAGGGCGCCGAGATCAATCTCGAGGATCTCGATCTCGGCGAGAAGGAGCAGAAGCTCTGGGATCAGATCGACGGCGAGAAATCCGTCCGGGATCTCGTCAGGATCGCGTCGAAGATGACCGAGTTCGAGGTCCGGCAGCTTCTCTACCAGATGCTCACTGCCCATCTGATCGACGAAGTCGAGCAGAAACAGTTCCAGCCCGTGTTTCTCGACGTCGAGGACTCCCCCGACCTGCTCCGAGTCATATCCGTGTACAACGACATGTTCGAGCATCTCTACAGTGCGCTGCTCGACGCGGTCGGTGATGCTCGTGCGAGAACCGTCTTTGCAGCCGCCCTGAGCGAGACCGAGCGCGATGCCGTCTGGGAAGGAGTCCGGTTTGGCGAATCCGGACGCTTCGACGAGAACATGCTCGTGGCGAATATTTCCGAGCTGCCCGGCAGCGAAAGGAAAGTCGTGCTCGACGAGGGACTCAACAACCTGTTGTCCATGCAGCTGTTCGAGGTCTCCCAGCACCTTCCTGCCGAACGGAAAAACGAGATCTTCGAGTTCATCTCCAATCGCCGCAACGAGATCGAAGCCATCCGGGTCGGATAG
- a CDS encoding cysteine desulfurase — MPMTIFLDNNATTRIHPRVLETLTSALESTWGNPSSVHYTGRKARQCLEEARAGVAELLEGEPSEIIFTSGGTESNNAAIFGRTLLDESDRFHIVTTSIEHPSVRSVIQDLERRGWPVTRVDPQPDGVVRAEDVVAAIRPETRLLAMMLANNETGVIQPVAAVAEACRERNVHIHCDAVQAIGKIPVNVRALGVDSVSLSGHKFHGPKGIGALWLRKGVTLHPHILGGSQERRRRAGTENPPLASALGVAAELAREGLARMNEVAAIRDEMEHGLVDRVEDVVIRGAAAQRLPNTSSVTFGGCDSESLIIGLDIEGFAVSAGSACSSGKVEASHVLTAMGLSERDAKSTIRISLCQFTTREEISSFVEAAVRLADSTRESRIGT; from the coding sequence ATACCGATGACCATCTTTCTCGATAATAATGCGACGACCCGAATTCATCCCCGTGTCCTCGAAACGCTGACCTCCGCGCTCGAGTCGACGTGGGGCAATCCGTCGAGCGTTCACTACACCGGACGCAAAGCCCGGCAGTGCCTCGAGGAAGCCCGTGCCGGGGTCGCCGAGCTGCTGGAAGGGGAACCGTCCGAGATCATCTTCACCAGCGGCGGCACCGAATCCAACAATGCTGCTATTTTCGGTCGGACCCTACTAGACGAAAGTGATCGTTTCCACATCGTAACCACCAGCATCGAGCATCCCTCGGTCCGCTCGGTCATTCAGGATCTCGAACGGCGAGGCTGGCCCGTCACCAGGGTGGACCCGCAACCCGATGGCGTCGTCAGAGCGGAAGACGTCGTGGCCGCCATCCGGCCCGAGACCCGGCTCCTGGCAATGATGCTCGCCAACAACGAGACCGGTGTAATCCAGCCGGTCGCGGCAGTCGCCGAAGCCTGCCGCGAAAGGAACGTCCATATCCACTGCGACGCCGTCCAGGCGATCGGCAAAATTCCGGTCAACGTCAGGGCTCTCGGTGTCGATTCCGTCTCGCTGTCCGGGCACAAGTTTCATGGACCGAAGGGAATCGGGGCTCTCTGGCTCCGGAAGGGCGTCACGCTCCATCCGCACATTCTCGGAGGCTCGCAGGAGCGCCGCCGACGGGCCGGGACCGAAAACCCGCCGCTCGCCAGCGCCCTCGGAGTCGCGGCGGAGCTCGCGAGAGAGGGGCTCGCGCGAATGAACGAGGTCGCCGCCATCCGCGATGAGATGGAGCACGGTCTTGTCGATCGTGTCGAGGACGTCGTCATCCGCGGTGCCGCCGCGCAGCGTCTGCCGAATACCAGCTCCGTGACGTTCGGCGGCTGCGACTCCGAGTCTCTGATCATCGGGCTCGACATCGAAGGCTTCGCCGTGTCGGCCGGCTCCGCATGCTCGTCGGGAAAGGTCGAGGCGAGTCACGTCTTGACAGCCATGGGACTATCAGAGAGGGATGCGAAGAGCACGATCCGAATTTCTCTCTGCCAGTTCACGACGCGGGAAGAAATTTCCAGCTTCGTCGAGGCAGCTGTCCGGCTCGCCGATTCCACACGGGAGTCGAGAATAGGGACGTGA